In Ipomoea triloba cultivar NCNSP0323 chromosome 7, ASM357664v1, a single genomic region encodes these proteins:
- the LOC116024683 gene encoding F-box/FBD/LRR-repeat protein At1g13570-like — protein sequence MARKLKTVADASRDLISELPVEVKDRILECLPTRDAARTALLSSHWNHVWLQHQRLAFDEEFVQSFQQSKDDEGRTLVNIINNILFSRAGPVRRFTLEINAECDPSPLPQQSDIDRWCLFLSRNGVEELNLYLLCDVEPDYQLPFCLLSCRTIKKLIVQGPFINLPVNDCGIFSNVASLAFFNVVFNCSVNGIASSISIPKLEKLALHYCGGINKFEICPPQLEILSVIDPIDDYFDSRWLAPHLKAIKTLWLCGSSLSCMRVSMFPTAINLQVLKLYELDFRCRKQLIISMQLLQKCPNLCELWIMAYEFCRKDDQEAASRLLEDQNGCSFIQELHMLNTIKIEAFSDQSAVEMLFVKMLLSKSPALERVVIVESLRKNASEVVRKIQGKLECFPCASPNAQIVCTSNDYARVSEDWMDTHGVRLY from the exons atggcTCGGAAACTCAAAACCGTAGCGGATGCAAGTAGGGATTTAATAAGTGAGCTGCCGGTAGAGGTAAAGGACagaattttggagtgtttgcCCACCCGAGACGCCGCCAGAACTGCTCTGCTCTCAAGCCACTGGAATCATGTTTGGTTGCAACATCAGCGGCTTGCATTCGATGAGGAATTCGTGCAAAGTTTCCAACAGTccaaagatgatgaaggtagAACCCTGGTCAACATAATCAATAATATCCTCTTTTCCCGTGCTGGGCCTGTTAGGAGATTTACTCTAGAGATAAACGCTGAATGTGATCCTTCTCCGTTGCCGCAGCAATCTGATATTGATAGGTGGTGTCTTTTTCTGTCAAGAAATGGTGTGGAGGAACTTAACTTATATTTATTATGTGATGTAGAGCCAGATTATCAGCTGCCATTTTGTTTACTCTCTTGCAGGACAATTAAGAAACTGATAGTCCAAGGTCCCTTTATTAATTTGCCTGTAAATGATTGTGGTATATTTTCCAATGTCGCTTCATTAGCTTTCTTCAATGTTGTATTTAACTGCAGTGTTAATGGAATTGCCTCTAGTATTAGTATTCCTAAGCTTGAAAAGCTGGCTCTCCATTATTGTGGAGGGATCAATAAATTTGAGATCTGCCCTCCACAGCTTGAAATCTTGTCTGTTATTGATCCTATTGATGATTACTTTGATTCGAGATGGTTGGCACCGCATTTGAAAGCTATTAAGACTCTTTGGTTGTGTGGCTCTTCTTTGTCG TGTATGCGTGTATCTATGTTTCCAACTGCAATAAATCTGCAAGTGCTGAAGCTATATGAATTAGATTTTCGGTGTCGGAAGCAGCTCATCATTTCTATGCAATTGCTTCAAAAATGCCCCAACCTATGTGAACTATGGATTATGGCTTATGAG TTCTGTCGGAAGGATGACCAAGAAGCTGCTTCAAGGCTTTTGGAGGATCAAAACGGTTGCTCATTTATTCAAGAGCTGCATATGCTTAACACAATTAAGATTGAAGCATTCAGTGATCAATCCGCAGTCGAAATGCTTTTTGTGAAAATGCTGCTCTCAAAATCTCCTGCGCTAGAGAGAGTTGTTATTGTGGAGTCTTTGCGTAAGAATGCCTCCGAGGTGGTGAGAAAAATCCAAGGGAAGTTGGAATGCTTCCCTTGTGCATCTCCAAACGCACAAATTGTCTGCACTAGCAATGACTATGCGCGTGTGAGTGAGGACTGGATGGATACCCATGGTGTTAGGCTTTATTAA
- the LOC116024013 gene encoding uncharacterized protein LOC116024013, with the protein MKAVCVYGRDLLLLDDVAVVAQAFPTANLQVIWEMDSYTDFGQITVALKLLERSPNLFELEIKAENMPSSRWIDKDDKDAASRINQDLKMLKTIFKIGSFSRSILDMDMHITIAFFRFLNRAGAMY; encoded by the exons ATGAAGGCTGTTTGTGTATATGGCCGCGATTTGTTATTG CTTGACGATGTTGCAGTAGTGGCACAGGCATTCCCAACAGCAAATCTGCAAGTAATATGGGAGATGGATTCATATACAGACTTTGGTCAGATCACTGTTGCTTTGAAATTGCTTGAAAGATCCCCCAACCTATTCGAACTGGAGATTAAAGCAGAAAACATGCCG TCGAGTAGGTGGATTGACAAAGATGACAAAGATGCTGCTTCAAGAATCAATCAAGATTTGAAGATGCTTAAGACAATATTCAAGATTGGGTCGTTTAGCAGATCCATATTGGATATGGATATGCATATTACAATAGCATTTTTCAGATTTTTGAACCGTGCTGGAGCGATGTATTAA